The following nucleotide sequence is from Peribacillus sp. ACCC06369.
ATCATATGTATAACCTCCATATATGCTGTCTTTCATATCATTATAATGTAAAACGGCAGCTGGAGGTGTCATTTTATTGTCAGGTTGGAAAAAGTCAATTCAATGAAAAGATTTTTTAAATGCAAAAGCCGGTTAGCTTCAATTTCCTCTTCATCGAACTGCATGGGTTTTGAGTTCACTTCGTATATGAAGAGCGAACCCGATTCATCTTCGCCTACATCAATGGAAAATTCTCCGAGAAACCCGATTTTTTTCGAAAGAGTCTCACCGCATTTTTGGGCGATATTCGCTAATTTTTGATTCAAGCTTCTTGATTGCAGGTCTTGATAAGGAAAAAGCTTACCCCCTCGGGGAGTGTGGGTGGTGATTTCCTGAGTTTGTGACATCCTTACTGCTTTGCCGGTCACTTTATAAAAACCTTTTTCATAATGGACGAGAATTCGGTAATCGTAACGATGACCAAAAATTTTTTTCGGTATGATCGCCTGTTGAGCAAGGTAGCTTCTTTTTAATAAATCCCTTTTTTTTGTTTCCCAGAATGAAGTGAAATCCGGAAAGGACTCACTATGCTTTAGGCTATTGAACAAAAGTGTCTCATCAGGATTTTTGATGATGGTATAAATGCCCTTCCCTTGGCTTCCTTTGCATGGTTTAAGGTAAATATGCCTGTGGGTTTCGAGGAAAGCATCCAAGCAATCGCTGTTCCGCAGGATCATGGTGGGGGGGAGGTGAGTGGTGAGGGCCCCGTCTTCCGTTAATGCTTCGAACATTACATATTTATCTATAAAACAAGGGTTGAAAAGGTTCATTCGATATTCTTTAAAGTGGTTGATGAGACGCTGGAATTCTTCTGAAGCCTCATAGCCCCTCGATGGGATACGGTTATAGATGATGTCAGGGAGGGGCATCTTACACTCGATCCATTTGTTTGAAGTGGAGGAAAAAACATACCCTCTCAACGACTCGGAATGCAGGGCATTTCCTGTGAAAGCATAAGTCAAAATCCCGTGTTCCAATAAATATAAGGATAGGTCCCGAAAAAGGGTCAGGTTTCCACCCAAACCTGATTCCTTTTTGGGATTGGAAACAGTCAGTATTCCGACGACAAGCATCCGGTTACCTGGAAATATGGTGATAGGAATTAGGGGGTGATTCGAATGGTCCTTTTTATAGCTGATCTCCTCTTTGGCAGACCCGGCGAAAAGATCCGCATTCTCATGAGTGTGGTGCCAATTTTCAGTGCGGATATCGTAAAAAATGTTCATCGCGGCACACTGATTGATTTCGTAATCGTCTGTTCCGTAAGGTAAATGGCATAATCAAGGCTGAGCTTTCTGGTCAGCAGTTCGAAATCCTTGAGTTTTGGATGGGAGAAGATGGAACGTCCAGGTTTGGAATTGGCTTCAAACATCCAAACCTGCCCTTTTTTATCCAATCCAAAATCAAATCCTATTTCTGCAATGATGCCGTCCAAGTTCTTTTCTATACTGTCACTTAGAATCAGTGCGGCTTCCGATAGCTTTCGTTCGACTTCTTTCGCTTCATCGTCATCTCCAAACAATTCGGCGACCGTTTTGATGACACCCCCGCTTTTAATATGGGTCGTGACGCTACCGGCACC
It contains:
- a CDS encoding YheC/YheD family protein, giving the protein MNIFYDIRTENWHHTHENADLFAGSAKEEISYKKDHSNHPLIPITIFPGNRMLVVGILTVSNPKKESGLGGNLTLFRDLSLYLLEHGILTYAFTGNALHSESLRGYVFSSTSNKWIECKMPLPDIIYNRIPSRGYEASEEFQRLINHFKEYRMNLFNPCFIDKYVMFEALTEDGALTTHLPPTMILRNSDCLDAFLETHRHIYLKPCKGSQGKGIYTIIKNPDETLLFNSLKHSESFPDFTSFWETKKRDLLKRSYLAQQAIIPKKIFGHRYDYRILVHYEKGFYKVTGKAVRMSQTQEITTHTPRGGKLFPYQDLQSRSLNQKLANIAQKCGETLSKKIGFLGEFSIDVGEDESGSLFIYEVNSKPMQFDEEEIEANRLLHLKNLFIELTFSNLTIK